Proteins co-encoded in one Capsicum annuum cultivar UCD-10X-F1 chromosome 9, UCD10Xv1.1, whole genome shotgun sequence genomic window:
- the LOC107841372 gene encoding uncharacterized protein LOC107841372 → MNVRRQDWSWKLDDALWAYRIVFNTPISMSPYQLVYGKAYHLPIELEYKVLWALRRLNLNWNEATELRLRQLNEIDEFCLSVYEREDLYKEKMKKYHDRRIVKREFLKGDWVLLFNCKLKLFPRLKIQKKRSSTVKNGLMGIQMDHQDHEGPLHKLSKPCENLDILDMA, encoded by the exons ATGAATGTAAGAAGACAAGACTGGTCTTggaagcttgatgatgccttatgggcatatagaataGTTTTTAATACACCCATCAGTATGTCACcgtaccaattggtttatggcaaggcatATCATTTGCCAATTGAATTAGAGTATAAGGTGTTGTGGGCACTTAGGAGGCTAAACTTGAATTGGAACGAGGCAACAGAATTAAGATTGAGGCAGCTGAATGAGATAGATGAGTTTTGTCTCAGTGTGTATGAAAGGGAAGATCTTtataaagagaagatgaagaagtaccaCGACCGAAGGATTGTAAAAAGAGAATTTCTAAAGGGCGATTGGGTGCTTCTCTTCAACTGCAAACTCAAACTGTTTCCAA GGTTAAAAATTCAGAAGAAAAGGAGTTCTACAGTTAAAAATGGGTTGATGGGAATACAGATGGACCATCAGGATCACGAAGGACCGTTGCATAAACTGTCGAAGCCATGTGAAAATTTAGACATTTTGGATATGGCTTGA